In Cumulibacter soli, one genomic interval encodes:
- a CDS encoding SCO2322 family protein: MRSLRALLATAFAVLIGAAGSIMLAVSPAHADDIYRYWAYFTVQDGAFVPADTGPADATPADGSIEGYRYAAPADFTNPNLPRADLSTVSFDEVCAGVDAADGQKRVAVLIDYGVQQDAPSDAAPPEPQAYCAQVPEDANGLQVLESAASAVRTEPGGIAPLLCGINDYPTTGCADEIAESGTPADDTVEFAIAGSDDDDAVASESASDDGTNTPLLIGAVVVVLLVAGGGFYLSRRRAA; this comes from the coding sequence ATGCGTTCGCTCAGAGCTCTACTCGCCACAGCTTTCGCCGTGCTCATCGGTGCCGCTGGGTCGATCATGTTGGCGGTCAGCCCCGCACACGCCGACGACATCTATAGGTACTGGGCATACTTCACCGTCCAGGACGGCGCATTCGTGCCCGCCGACACCGGTCCCGCTGACGCGACACCCGCCGACGGCTCAATCGAGGGATATCGGTACGCCGCCCCCGCCGACTTCACCAACCCGAATCTGCCACGCGCCGATCTCAGCACCGTGTCCTTCGACGAGGTGTGCGCCGGCGTGGACGCCGCCGACGGGCAGAAGCGAGTCGCCGTGCTCATCGACTACGGCGTGCAGCAGGATGCCCCCAGTGACGCCGCGCCGCCGGAGCCGCAGGCGTATTGCGCCCAGGTACCTGAGGACGCGAACGGCCTACAGGTCCTCGAATCGGCGGCGTCCGCGGTACGCACGGAGCCAGGCGGCATCGCACCTCTGCTCTGCGGCATCAACGACTACCCCACCACCGGCTGCGCGGACGAGATCGCCGAATCGGGTACCCCCGCGGATGACACCGTCGAATTCGCGATCGCTGGTTCGGATGATGACGACGCTGTGGCCAGCGAGTCCGCGTCGGACGATGGCACCAACACGCCGCTGTTGATCGGTGCTGTCGTGGTCGTGCTTTTAGTCGCTGGCGGCGGTTTCTACCTCAGCCGCCGTCGAGCCGCATAG
- a CDS encoding phenylacetaldoxime dehydratase family protein, which translates to MESAVPAHLRVKRTEPARMRDDWNPPSPAFSPRLSPEVTGTVMGYYGLQYRGERPTAADLAHATLTERIESADGPVYRDTAVVRDPAGYTNEVSVLYWLDQEQFRRWELNHPSWTAADRPADGLGYFQEIALPGANDFEMITGGRRQEGVATQSESISEPIAEHAYWGSMRDRLPSSQTSALEAHGELTFDDDGDLVVVKPHDGMALIRSGQDWVDTEDEARAWWLERIQPVLREGMDFLTTQGRPIGCYSNRLMQLSADGQPIEKTYGHSWWHSLSELEDWSRSHQTHLKIFGSFGQFIKHFKGAAGLRLYHEVAVLDADQLRFEYLHCHPETGLLGARPNAHL; encoded by the coding sequence ATGGAATCGGCCGTTCCCGCACACCTGAGGGTCAAACGCACTGAGCCCGCCCGAATGCGCGACGATTGGAATCCTCCATCCCCCGCATTCAGCCCTCGGCTCTCGCCGGAGGTGACGGGCACGGTCATGGGTTATTACGGACTCCAGTACCGCGGCGAGCGGCCGACCGCCGCAGACCTGGCGCACGCGACGCTGACTGAGCGCATCGAGTCGGCCGATGGGCCGGTGTACCGCGACACCGCCGTCGTGAGGGACCCCGCGGGCTACACGAACGAGGTCTCGGTGCTGTACTGGCTCGATCAGGAACAGTTCCGGCGCTGGGAGCTCAACCACCCCTCGTGGACGGCGGCGGACCGCCCGGCCGATGGGCTGGGCTACTTTCAGGAGATCGCGCTTCCGGGCGCGAACGACTTCGAAATGATTACCGGCGGTCGCCGCCAGGAGGGCGTCGCGACGCAATCCGAAAGCATCAGTGAGCCGATCGCGGAACACGCCTATTGGGGGAGCATGCGCGATCGACTACCCTCCAGCCAGACCTCCGCTCTCGAGGCGCATGGGGAGTTAACTTTTGATGACGACGGCGACCTCGTCGTCGTCAAGCCGCACGACGGCATGGCGCTGATTCGATCCGGACAAGACTGGGTCGACACCGAGGACGAAGCACGTGCGTGGTGGCTGGAGAGGATCCAGCCGGTACTGCGCGAGGGAATGGATTTCCTGACGACACAGGGACGCCCGATCGGCTGTTACTCCAACCGGCTGATGCAGTTGAGCGCCGACGGGCAACCTATCGAGAAGACCTACGGGCACAGTTGGTGGCATTCGCTATCAGAACTCGAAGACTGGTCACGATCGCACCAGACCCACCTCAAGATATTCGGCTCCTTCGGCCAGTTCATCAAGCACTTCAAGGGTGCTGCCGGGCTGCGCCTCTATCACGAGGTTGCCGTACTCGACGCGGATCAGTTGCGCTTCGAGTACCTCCACTGCCATCCGGAAACGGGCTTGCTCGGCGCCCGGCCGAACGCGCATTTGTAG
- a CDS encoding ATP-dependent DNA ligase: protein MSALDRPLKPALAKPSKVLPTSGDWVFEPKWDGFRAIVHRNGPEIGIDSRSGTDLTRYFPELVAVLLEQLPERCVIDGEIVIETDGRLDFDALQLRLHPAQSRIDLLAQQSPASLVVFDLLAVNGEVLLDEPLSVRRGLLESHLREVHAPIFRTPSTTDPDAAQAWFTDLEGAGLDGLIAKDLTSTYQPGVRSYLKLKHRRDLDAVVCGFRWHKSGDVVGSLMLGLYDDTGALHYVGACSSFTAKRRAELADFLAPYRCAPQEHPWHAWLSPEDSTERLPGGQSRWSAGKDLSWNPVRPELVAEVAYDQFQGARLRHLATFVRWRHDREPASCTFEQLPQIDPYPLAGVLEARPDDTPTD from the coding sequence ATGAGCGCGCTTGACCGTCCGCTGAAACCAGCGCTCGCGAAGCCGTCGAAGGTTCTGCCGACATCGGGTGATTGGGTCTTTGAGCCGAAATGGGATGGCTTCCGCGCGATTGTGCACCGCAACGGCCCAGAGATCGGCATCGACAGCCGTAGCGGCACCGACCTCACCCGCTACTTCCCGGAGTTGGTCGCCGTCCTACTCGAACAACTCCCCGAACGCTGCGTCATCGACGGCGAGATCGTGATCGAGACAGACGGCCGACTCGACTTCGATGCCCTTCAGTTGCGATTGCACCCGGCGCAATCGCGAATTGACCTGCTGGCTCAGCAAAGCCCTGCATCTCTCGTCGTGTTCGACCTGCTTGCCGTGAATGGCGAGGTCCTGCTGGACGAGCCGCTCAGCGTCCGGCGAGGGCTATTGGAGTCGCATTTGCGCGAGGTCCACGCACCGATCTTCCGCACCCCGTCCACGACGGATCCCGACGCGGCGCAGGCATGGTTCACCGATCTCGAAGGTGCCGGGCTCGACGGTCTGATCGCCAAAGATCTCACCAGTACCTACCAGCCCGGGGTACGCAGTTACCTGAAACTCAAGCACCGGCGCGATCTGGACGCCGTGGTGTGCGGATTTCGATGGCACAAGTCCGGCGACGTCGTCGGCTCACTCATGCTCGGGTTGTACGACGACACGGGAGCGTTGCACTACGTCGGCGCCTGCTCCTCGTTCACCGCGAAACGGCGTGCCGAACTCGCTGACTTCCTCGCCCCATACCGATGCGCCCCGCAGGAGCATCCGTGGCATGCCTGGCTCTCACCCGAAGACTCCACCGAACGACTGCCAGGTGGGCAAAGCCGCTGGAGCGCCGGCAAAGATCTGAGCTGGAACCCGGTGCGCCCCGAGTTGGTGGCCGAGGTCGCGTACGACCAATTCCAAGGGGCTCGGCTACGTCACCTCGCCACCTTCGTGCGTTGGCGCCATGACCGTGAACCCGCCTCGTGCACATTCGAGCAACTGCCGCAGATCGATCCGTACCCACTGGCGGGCGTGTTGGAGGCGCGCCCGGACGATACGCCGACCGACTAG
- a CDS encoding DUF6286 domain-containing protein, with protein sequence MNTAQRIMLRVVSALVALALVVGGCLVIGQVVVGMTSGSDFLIPTDDWYDALRTTPWDDSSPVYVAVALIIVGFLLLLVAALAKGRLFTLAPPADDVDVVIPPRAIAQMLRRQAEAVPGVGSASAEFSRDLARISVTAPLAAIETVEQDLAQALSHGLKQLPWVRVPRLEIEVIGPRERPLVPGDTPPSGRVDAPSGRVDATSVEASSGGESR encoded by the coding sequence ATGAACACAGCCCAGCGAATCATGCTGCGGGTGGTGAGCGCGCTCGTCGCTTTGGCGCTCGTCGTCGGCGGCTGCCTCGTCATTGGACAGGTCGTGGTCGGGATGACCAGCGGTAGTGACTTCCTGATCCCCACCGATGACTGGTACGACGCGCTGCGCACCACGCCCTGGGACGATTCATCGCCTGTGTACGTCGCCGTCGCGCTCATCATCGTGGGCTTCCTGTTGCTGCTCGTGGCGGCACTCGCCAAAGGGCGCCTGTTCACCCTCGCTCCCCCTGCAGACGACGTAGATGTCGTCATCCCACCTCGCGCTATCGCCCAAATGCTGCGCCGGCAGGCCGAGGCCGTGCCGGGCGTCGGGTCCGCCAGCGCAGAGTTTAGTCGCGACCTCGCCAGGATCAGCGTGACCGCACCCCTCGCCGCCATCGAGACCGTCGAGCAGGACCTAGCCCAAGCACTCAGCCACGGCCTCAAGCAACTGCCGTGGGTTCGCGTACCCCGGCTGGAGATCGAGGTCATCGGCCCACGCGAGCGCCCCCTCGTGCCTGGCGACACACCGCCGTCGGGACGCGTTGACGCACCGTCGGGCCGCGTCGATGCGACGTCTGTCGAGGCGTCGTCTGGGGGCGAGAGCCGATGA
- a CDS encoding Asp23/Gls24 family envelope stress response protein, translating into MTSSVVSAAPEGTPADADPAARGLTRISPNVVERIAAHACHRADGAITPQLHPAAPRGSAPRARAEINGKIARLTVTVGVQYPMPVAAFAATLRDVVAADVERLCGLHVVAIDVEAAPVNLRRRTRVL; encoded by the coding sequence ATGACGTCGTCGGTCGTGTCCGCCGCACCCGAGGGCACCCCAGCCGATGCTGACCCGGCAGCTCGTGGGCTCACCCGCATTTCGCCCAACGTCGTGGAACGGATCGCTGCACACGCCTGTCACCGCGCTGATGGCGCCATCACCCCGCAGTTGCACCCGGCGGCACCCCGAGGTTCGGCACCGCGCGCCCGCGCCGAGATCAACGGCAAAATCGCGCGACTGACCGTAACCGTCGGTGTGCAGTACCCGATGCCGGTCGCGGCGTTCGCCGCCACCCTGCGCGATGTCGTGGCCGCTGATGTCGAGCGGCTGTGCGGCTTACACGTGGTCGCGATCGACGTTGAAGCGGCACCGGTCAACCTTCGACGCAGGACACGAGTGTTATGA
- a CDS encoding Asp23/Gls24 family envelope stress response protein yields the protein MGQVTISDEPQASAPTTAQPPTNPPAAAPSGLALDDGTITVSEIVVAKIAALAAREVAGVHALGVGAARSVTSVRDRIPGAAPSPTVGVSVEVGRTQAAVDLDIVVEYGTPITQIARDVRRRVISSVEQMTGLQVVEVNITVDDVNLPALTDSRGERLQ from the coding sequence ATGGGCCAGGTGACTATCTCGGACGAACCGCAGGCAAGCGCACCCACGACCGCGCAACCGCCGACGAATCCGCCGGCCGCCGCCCCGAGCGGCCTCGCGCTCGACGATGGCACGATCACCGTGTCCGAGATCGTCGTTGCCAAGATCGCCGCGCTCGCCGCCCGGGAAGTCGCCGGCGTGCACGCACTCGGCGTGGGTGCCGCTCGCTCGGTGACATCCGTGCGCGATCGGATTCCGGGCGCCGCACCATCGCCAACCGTGGGCGTGTCAGTGGAGGTCGGGCGGACGCAGGCCGCGGTCGACCTGGACATCGTGGTGGAGTACGGCACTCCGATCACACAGATCGCGCGAGACGTACGCCGACGAGTCATCAGTTCCGTCGAGCAAATGACCGGCCTACAGGTCGTCGAGGTCAACATCACCGTCGACGATGTGAACCTCCCAGCGCTCACCGATTCACGCGGCGAGCGGCTGCAGTGA
- a CDS encoding SDR family NAD(P)-dependent oxidoreductase, translating to MSLPRSDVLVVGATGGVGRELCARYAADGIRVHAVGRDPRRLDALAAATGALTYRVDLTDADAAGVLASELRDFGIPLAIAAIGGWYVAEPGLALPMSRWQRTIDSNLTAHFIAARTFAPVLRGPRPVYLALNGIASHYPCEGSLAISVAGVGQRMMLDVLAAEGRAEALTFAELVIDTPVVLPGEDDDDDQPTHTIAQVHEAIEALRSRGPEAGLVLRAHLG from the coding sequence ATGTCCCTGCCAAGATCGGATGTGCTCGTCGTGGGCGCCACAGGCGGCGTCGGCCGGGAACTCTGCGCGCGGTACGCCGCCGACGGTATCCGGGTACATGCGGTCGGTCGCGATCCGCGCCGACTCGACGCGCTAGCCGCGGCCACCGGCGCCCTCACCTACCGCGTGGACCTGACCGACGCTGACGCCGCCGGCGTGCTGGCGTCCGAACTGCGCGACTTTGGTATTCCGCTGGCGATCGCGGCGATCGGCGGGTGGTACGTCGCAGAGCCTGGCCTCGCGCTCCCTATGTCTCGATGGCAGCGCACCATCGATAGCAACCTGACAGCTCATTTCATCGCGGCGCGAACCTTCGCGCCGGTTCTGCGCGGCCCGCGGCCGGTATACCTCGCACTCAATGGCATAGCCAGCCACTATCCCTGCGAAGGATCGCTCGCAATCAGTGTTGCCGGCGTCGGACAACGAATGATGCTCGATGTGCTCGCCGCCGAAGGACGCGCCGAGGCGCTCACGTTCGCCGAACTAGTCATCGACACACCTGTGGTGCTACCCGGTGAAGACGACGATGATGACCAGCCGACTCACACCATTGCGCAGGTCCACGAAGCCATCGAGGCGCTGCGTTCCCGAGGGCCTGAGGCCGGCCTCGTCTTGCGCGCCCATCTGGGGTAA
- a CDS encoding PPK2 family polyphosphate kinase: protein MGKDKDKAAPTELDLRSLLVVPTDPAEAREKLADIDPRSTPGGPENKEEAVARTDRYATELQELQVRLRANAENSRHRRILLVLQGMDTAGKGGVIKKTIGLLDPSALALHSFKAPTAEERKHHFLWRVRNNLPYPGQIGIFDRSHYEDVLIQKVHAMADTETIESRYDDINAFEQDLVGDGYTILKCFLNVSKDQQKERLLERLDNPDKHWKFNPADIDERQHWDDYQDAYLAALTRCSTSNARWYAVPADRKWYRNWAVGRLLLESLRDMDLEYPPTTFDVAEQRQRLLDESA, encoded by the coding sequence ATGGGCAAGGACAAGGACAAAGCGGCGCCGACAGAACTGGATCTTCGTTCATTGCTCGTCGTGCCGACGGATCCAGCTGAGGCACGCGAGAAGCTCGCCGATATCGATCCACGCTCCACACCCGGCGGTCCGGAGAACAAAGAAGAGGCGGTCGCGCGCACTGATCGGTACGCCACCGAATTGCAAGAACTTCAGGTACGGCTGCGAGCCAATGCGGAGAATTCTCGGCACCGCCGGATTCTGCTGGTGCTGCAGGGTATGGATACAGCTGGCAAGGGCGGGGTGATTAAGAAGACCATAGGGCTGTTGGACCCATCCGCGCTCGCCTTACATTCGTTCAAGGCACCGACCGCCGAAGAGCGCAAACACCACTTTCTGTGGCGAGTACGCAATAACCTGCCTTATCCCGGACAAATAGGTATCTTCGATCGATCTCATTACGAAGACGTGTTGATTCAGAAAGTCCACGCGATGGCGGACACCGAAACGATCGAGTCGCGGTACGACGACATCAATGCGTTCGAGCAGGACCTGGTCGGCGACGGATATACGATCCTGAAGTGTTTTCTGAATGTCTCGAAAGATCAGCAAAAAGAGCGTCTGCTGGAGCGGCTCGATAACCCGGACAAACACTGGAAGTTCAACCCGGCCGATATCGACGAGCGGCAGCACTGGGACGACTATCAGGACGCGTACTTAGCCGCCCTCACACGGTGCAGCACCTCGAATGCGCGGTGGTACGCCGTGCCGGCCGACCGAAAGTGGTACCGCAACTGGGCGGTTGGTCGACTACTACTGGAATCGCTGCGAGATATGGACCTCGAGTATCCGCCGACCACCTTTGATGTTGCCGAGCAGCGTCAGCGACTGCTGGACGAGTCCGCCTGA
- the malQ gene encoding 4-alpha-glucanotransferase, producing MTQVEPALRELAEAYGIAVAYVGNDGVRREVSRATVIAALAAFEVYVDSTDDIANAFDARRARDRDNPLPACIVVREGEPRRIAAPAGSDALLELEDGTALTLNRARDDSLVVEVPPTVPCGYHTLTLRTSEGSITSSLIVVPRFLGMPAGVGSRREWGFAVQIYSVRSQDSWAIGDFADLAAIAEWSAALGAGYVLTNPLHAAEPTPPMSPSPYSPTSRRFLNPIYIRPESLDEYVAAPTELRAQIDRLRTDLLAGIGDADTIDRDAVWTAKSRALRLLFANRTRDGIDTPDPDLEEFATWCAIVEVCGHDSTGWPTGLHDACANAVDDFARTHRGLIDFYRWLQNVAARQLAAAQSTAREAGMRVGIVTDLAVGVGTASAEVWADPMTYAAGVTIGAPGDAYNSLGQGWGLAAWRPDRLEQTAYRPFRNLVRAMLRGCGGIRIDHIMGLFRLWWIPPGGAPNEGTYVSYDQDAMVGVLMLEAQRADALIVGEDLGTVEVWVRDYLADRGILGTSVLWFENVDGAPLPPERYREYCMASVTTHDLAPTGGYLKGAHIAVRDQLGLLARPATEEYADLDVVLQGWRDDLRARGLLTSDDPPNADDGEQKILALHRYLVASPSRVLCAALGDAVGDLRLQNQPGTSDEYPNWRVPLTDADEQPVRVEDLRVSARAARLAAVLQAAQDQADSSSSR from the coding sequence ATGACTCAGGTTGAGCCCGCACTGCGGGAATTGGCTGAGGCCTACGGCATCGCGGTGGCGTACGTCGGGAACGATGGCGTACGGCGGGAGGTGTCGCGCGCTACGGTAATCGCGGCGTTGGCTGCATTCGAAGTATATGTAGATTCTACCGATGACATCGCGAATGCGTTCGACGCGCGCCGTGCGCGGGACCGCGACAATCCGCTGCCCGCGTGCATCGTCGTGCGCGAGGGCGAACCCCGACGAATCGCCGCCCCCGCTGGGTCTGACGCGCTGCTGGAATTGGAGGACGGCACAGCTCTCACGCTGAACCGCGCGCGGGACGACTCGTTGGTTGTTGAAGTACCGCCCACGGTGCCATGCGGCTATCACACCCTCACGCTGAGGACATCGGAGGGCAGCATCACTAGCTCGTTGATTGTCGTCCCACGTTTCCTCGGTATGCCCGCCGGTGTCGGCAGCCGACGTGAATGGGGTTTCGCGGTTCAGATCTACAGCGTGCGCTCGCAGGACAGTTGGGCGATCGGCGATTTCGCCGACCTGGCGGCGATCGCCGAGTGGTCGGCTGCGTTGGGCGCCGGGTATGTCTTGACAAATCCGCTGCACGCAGCCGAACCGACGCCACCGATGTCACCGTCGCCGTACTCGCCGACGAGTCGCCGATTCCTGAATCCGATATATATCAGGCCAGAGTCTCTCGATGAGTACGTCGCGGCTCCAACTGAACTACGTGCGCAGATAGATCGGCTACGCACCGACCTGCTCGCGGGCATCGGAGATGCCGACACCATCGATCGTGACGCAGTGTGGACCGCAAAGAGTCGCGCGCTGAGGCTGCTGTTCGCCAACCGGACCCGCGATGGCATAGACACGCCGGATCCCGATCTCGAGGAGTTCGCAACCTGGTGCGCCATCGTCGAGGTGTGCGGACACGATTCGACAGGCTGGCCAACGGGCCTGCACGATGCCTGTGCGAATGCGGTCGACGACTTCGCGCGCACTCATCGAGGGCTGATCGACTTCTACCGCTGGCTCCAAAACGTGGCAGCCCGGCAACTCGCCGCTGCGCAGTCAACCGCACGCGAGGCCGGTATGCGGGTCGGTATCGTCACCGACCTCGCCGTAGGGGTCGGCACGGCGAGTGCCGAGGTGTGGGCCGATCCAATGACGTACGCCGCCGGCGTCACCATCGGTGCTCCTGGCGACGCCTATAACAGTCTGGGACAAGGTTGGGGCCTGGCCGCGTGGCGTCCGGATCGCCTGGAACAAACGGCATACCGCCCGTTTCGTAACCTCGTACGTGCGATGCTGCGGGGGTGCGGCGGAATCCGAATCGACCACATTATGGGGCTGTTCCGATTGTGGTGGATCCCGCCTGGCGGTGCGCCGAACGAGGGTACCTATGTGTCCTACGACCAGGACGCGATGGTCGGCGTCCTAATGCTCGAAGCGCAGCGCGCCGACGCGCTGATCGTCGGCGAAGATCTCGGTACGGTCGAAGTTTGGGTCCGCGACTATCTCGCCGACCGCGGCATTCTCGGTACGTCGGTGCTGTGGTTTGAGAACGTCGATGGCGCGCCGCTACCTCCGGAGCGGTATCGCGAGTACTGCATGGCCTCGGTCACGACACACGATCTGGCACCCACCGGCGGGTACTTGAAGGGCGCACATATCGCCGTACGCGACCAACTCGGACTGCTCGCGCGACCCGCGACCGAGGAGTACGCCGACCTCGACGTCGTGCTGCAAGGCTGGAGGGACGACCTGAGGGCGCGGGGGCTACTGACCTCTGACGACCCACCGAACGCCGACGATGGCGAGCAGAAGATCCTCGCTTTGCATCGGTATCTGGTGGCCAGCCCATCCCGGGTGCTGTGCGCAGCGCTCGGCGATGCGGTCGGCGACCTGCGCTTACAAAATCAACCGGGCACCAGCGATGAGTACCCCAATTGGCGTGTCCCGCTCACCGACGCCGACGAGCAACCGGTGCGGGTGGAAGACCTACGGGTCAGCGCTAGGGCTGCCCGCCTAGCCGCGGTCCTGCAGGCAGCGCAGGATCAGGCGGACTCGTCCAGCAGTCGCTGA
- the glgX gene encoding glycogen debranching protein GlgX, translating to MEIWPGTAYPLGSTYDGSGTNFSLFSEVAEQVALVLFAEDGTEQAVTLPEVDGFVWHCYLPGVEPGQKYGYRVHGPGDITLGERTNPSKLLLDPYAKAISGEVDWHPAVFGYDAEAPDQPNNDDSAPYTMRSVVINPFFDWGNDYPPKTAYHNTVIYEAHVKGLTQLHPDIPEEQRGTYAAIGHPAIVEHLRRMGITAIELMPVHQFVHDHRLREAGMWNYWGYNTIGFFAPHNAYSSAGDAGQQVQEFKAMVKALHRAGIEVILDVVYNHTAEGNHLGPTLSFRGIDNAAYYRLDESDPRHYVDYTGTGNSLNVRQPHSLQLIMDSLRYWVTEMHVDGFRFDLASTLARELHDVDRLSAFFDLVQQDPIVSQVKLIAEPWDIGDGGYQVGNFPPLWTEWNGKYRDTVRDFWRGEPSTLGEFASRLTGSSDLYAHNGRRPAASINFVTAHDGFTMRDLVSYNEKHNEANGEDNRDGESHNRSWNSGVEGSTDDPETNELRNRRVRNFLTTLLVSQGVPMILYGDEFGRTQHGNNNAYCQDNELTWVDWGTVDENLAEFTAALTHLRHEHPVFRRRRFFDGHPEPYAKGNAERDIAWLTPSGDEMTPEDWNAGFGKAIMVFLNGHGIKGMNYRGQPIVDDSFLLLFNAHEGDLDFVLPDQDYEFGWNLVVDTARGQCERRTDTLTAGTQINVTARSVIVLQQAEPE from the coding sequence ATGGAGATCTGGCCCGGAACGGCCTATCCGCTCGGCTCGACATACGACGGCAGCGGCACGAATTTCTCATTGTTCAGCGAGGTCGCCGAACAGGTCGCTCTCGTCCTATTCGCCGAGGATGGTACCGAGCAGGCCGTGACGCTACCCGAGGTCGACGGTTTCGTGTGGCACTGCTACCTCCCCGGGGTAGAACCAGGACAGAAGTACGGCTACCGGGTGCACGGTCCGGGCGATATCACGCTCGGCGAACGGACGAACCCGAGCAAGCTGCTGCTTGATCCGTATGCGAAGGCCATCTCCGGCGAGGTCGATTGGCACCCCGCTGTGTTCGGCTACGACGCCGAGGCCCCGGACCAGCCCAACAACGACGATTCGGCGCCGTACACAATGCGGTCAGTCGTGATCAATCCCTTCTTCGATTGGGGAAACGACTACCCTCCGAAGACCGCCTATCACAACACCGTGATCTACGAGGCGCATGTCAAGGGACTGACCCAATTACACCCGGACATCCCGGAGGAACAGCGCGGTACGTATGCCGCTATTGGGCACCCGGCGATCGTCGAGCACCTTCGGCGGATGGGTATCACCGCAATCGAATTGATGCCGGTGCATCAGTTCGTTCATGATCACCGGCTTCGTGAGGCCGGGATGTGGAACTACTGGGGCTATAATACGATCGGCTTCTTCGCGCCGCACAATGCGTACTCCTCGGCCGGTGACGCCGGCCAGCAGGTTCAGGAGTTCAAGGCGATGGTCAAGGCATTGCATCGCGCCGGCATCGAAGTGATCCTCGACGTCGTTTACAACCACACCGCCGAGGGCAATCATCTAGGACCAACCCTGTCGTTTCGCGGCATCGACAACGCGGCGTACTACCGACTCGATGAATCCGACCCGCGCCATTACGTGGATTACACCGGCACCGGGAACTCGCTGAACGTGCGCCAGCCGCATTCGCTGCAATTGATCATGGACTCGCTGCGGTACTGGGTAACGGAGATGCATGTCGACGGCTTTCGGTTCGATCTGGCCTCGACGCTGGCTCGCGAGTTACATGATGTCGATCGGCTCTCGGCGTTCTTCGACCTCGTGCAGCAGGACCCCATCGTGAGCCAGGTCAAACTGATCGCCGAACCGTGGGATATCGGCGATGGCGGCTATCAGGTGGGCAACTTTCCGCCTTTATGGACCGAATGGAACGGCAAGTACCGCGATACCGTGCGCGACTTCTGGCGCGGCGAGCCATCAACATTGGGCGAATTTGCCTCCAGGCTTACCGGATCCTCAGACCTGTACGCACATAACGGACGGCGCCCCGCCGCATCCATCAACTTCGTCACCGCGCACGACGGATTCACAATGCGCGATCTTGTCTCGTACAACGAAAAACACAACGAGGCCAACGGTGAGGACAATCGCGACGGCGAAAGTCATAATCGATCGTGGAACTCCGGTGTGGAGGGAAGCACCGACGACCCAGAGACCAACGAACTACGCAATCGGCGGGTACGCAACTTCCTCACCACCCTCCTGGTCTCCCAGGGCGTTCCGATGATTCTGTACGGCGACGAGTTCGGGCGCACCCAACACGGCAACAACAACGCGTACTGCCAAGACAACGAACTGACCTGGGTCGACTGGGGCACGGTCGATGAGAATCTCGCCGAGTTCACCGCCGCACTCACGCACCTGCGTCACGAGCACCCGGTCTTTCGGCGGCGCCGGTTCTTCGACGGTCACCCAGAGCCTTACGCCAAGGGCAACGCCGAACGCGACATAGCCTGGCTCACGCCGTCCGGCGACGAGATGACGCCCGAGGACTGGAACGCCGGTTTCGGCAAGGCGATCATGGTGTTCCTCAATGGCCACGGCATCAAGGGGATGAACTACCGCGGGCAGCCGATCGTGGACGACTCGTTCTTATTGCTCTTCAACGCGCACGAGGGCGACCTCGATTTCGTGCTGCCTGATCAAGACTACGAGTTCGGCTGGAATCTGGTCGTCGACACCGCTCGGGGCCAATGCGAGCGCCGCACCGACACCCTCACGGCCGGGACCCAGATCAATGTCACGGCGCGTTCGGTGATTGTGCTGCAGCAAGCCGAACCGGAATGA